The following are encoded in a window of Chaetodon auriga isolate fChaAug3 chromosome 24, fChaAug3.hap1, whole genome shotgun sequence genomic DNA:
- the elavl2 gene encoding ELAV-like protein 2 isoform X2 — MAVRLCDVASLLRSGSWAPEPWTGVIAAMETQLSNGPTCNNTSNGPSTISNNCSSPVESGSIEDSKTNLIVNYLPQNMTQEELKSLFGSIGEIESCKLVRDKITGQSLGYGFVNYVDPKDAEKAINTLNGLRLQTKTIKVSYARPSSASIRDANLYVSGLPKTMTQKELEQLFSQYGRIITSRILVDQVTGVSRGVGFIRFDRRVEAEEAIKGLNCQKPPGAAEPITVKFANNPSQKTSQALLSQLYQSPNRRYPGPLAQQAQRFRLDNLLNMAYGVKSRFSPMAIDGVTSLAGINIPGHASTGWCIFVYNLAPDADESILWQMFGPFGAVTNVKVIRDFNTNKCKGFGFVTMTNYDEAAVAIASLNGYRLGDRVLQVSFKTNKTHKA, encoded by the exons GTGATTGCtgccatggaaacacagctgtcCAATGGGCCAACTTGCAACAACACAAGCAACGGTCCTTCAACAATTTCAAACAACTGCTCCTCACCTGTAGAGTCAGGGAGCATAGAGGACAGTAAAACTAACTTGATAGTCAACTATCTGCCTCAGAACATGacccaggaggagctgaagagttTGTTTGGGAGCATCGGAGAAATTGAGTCCTGTAAACTAGTTCGAGACAAAATAACAG GCCAGAGCCTAGGCTATGGATTTGTGAATTACGTGGACCCAAAGGACGCAGAAAAAGCCATCAACACCTTAAATGGCTTGAGACTTCAGACCAAAACCATCAAG GTTTCCTATGCGCGTCCAAGCTCCGCCTCCATCAGAGATGCAAATTTGTACGTCAGTGGCTTGCCAAAAACCATGACTCAGAAAGAACTGGAGCAGCTCTTCTCTCAGTATGGACGCATCATTACCTCACGCATCCTGGTGGACCAGGTGACTG GTGTCTCCAGAGGGGTCGGCTTCATTCGTTTTGATCGGCGGGTTGAGGCCGAGGAGGCCATCAAGGGCCTGAATTGCCAGAAGCCGCCTGGTGCCGCCGAACCCATCACAGTCAAGTTTGCGAACAACCCGAGCCAGAAGACCAGCCAGGCACTGCTGTCCCAGCTGTATCAGTCACCCAATCGAAGGTACCCAGGGCCCCTCGCACAGCAGGCACAACGCTTCAG GTTGGACAATCTGCTCAACATGGCCTATGGTGTCAAAAG CCGGTTCTCCCCCATGGCCATTGACGGGGTGACCAGCTTGGCTGGCATCAACATCCCGGGGCACGCGAGCACTGGCTGGTGTATCTTCGTCTACAACCTGGCTCCAGACGCAGACGAAAGCATCCTTTGGCAGATGTTTGGGCCGTTTGGTGCCGTCACAAACGTCAAGGTTATTCGCGACTTCAACACAAACAAGTGCAAAGGATTTGGTTTTGTCACCATGACTAACTACGACGAGGCAGCTGTGGCCATCGCCAGCTTGAATGGATACCGCCTCGGGGACAGAGTGCTGCAAGTCTCGttcaaaaccaacaaaacacacaaagcctaA
- the elavl2 gene encoding ELAV-like protein 2 isoform X1 has protein sequence MAVRLCDVASLLRSGSWAPEPWTGQVIAAMETQLSNGPTCNNTSNGPSTISNNCSSPVESGSIEDSKTNLIVNYLPQNMTQEELKSLFGSIGEIESCKLVRDKITGQSLGYGFVNYVDPKDAEKAINTLNGLRLQTKTIKVSYARPSSASIRDANLYVSGLPKTMTQKELEQLFSQYGRIITSRILVDQVTGVSRGVGFIRFDRRVEAEEAIKGLNCQKPPGAAEPITVKFANNPSQKTSQALLSQLYQSPNRRYPGPLAQQAQRFRLDNLLNMAYGVKSRFSPMAIDGVTSLAGINIPGHASTGWCIFVYNLAPDADESILWQMFGPFGAVTNVKVIRDFNTNKCKGFGFVTMTNYDEAAVAIASLNGYRLGDRVLQVSFKTNKTHKA, from the exons caGGTGATTGCtgccatggaaacacagctgtcCAATGGGCCAACTTGCAACAACACAAGCAACGGTCCTTCAACAATTTCAAACAACTGCTCCTCACCTGTAGAGTCAGGGAGCATAGAGGACAGTAAAACTAACTTGATAGTCAACTATCTGCCTCAGAACATGacccaggaggagctgaagagttTGTTTGGGAGCATCGGAGAAATTGAGTCCTGTAAACTAGTTCGAGACAAAATAACAG GCCAGAGCCTAGGCTATGGATTTGTGAATTACGTGGACCCAAAGGACGCAGAAAAAGCCATCAACACCTTAAATGGCTTGAGACTTCAGACCAAAACCATCAAG GTTTCCTATGCGCGTCCAAGCTCCGCCTCCATCAGAGATGCAAATTTGTACGTCAGTGGCTTGCCAAAAACCATGACTCAGAAAGAACTGGAGCAGCTCTTCTCTCAGTATGGACGCATCATTACCTCACGCATCCTGGTGGACCAGGTGACTG GTGTCTCCAGAGGGGTCGGCTTCATTCGTTTTGATCGGCGGGTTGAGGCCGAGGAGGCCATCAAGGGCCTGAATTGCCAGAAGCCGCCTGGTGCCGCCGAACCCATCACAGTCAAGTTTGCGAACAACCCGAGCCAGAAGACCAGCCAGGCACTGCTGTCCCAGCTGTATCAGTCACCCAATCGAAGGTACCCAGGGCCCCTCGCACAGCAGGCACAACGCTTCAG GTTGGACAATCTGCTCAACATGGCCTATGGTGTCAAAAG CCGGTTCTCCCCCATGGCCATTGACGGGGTGACCAGCTTGGCTGGCATCAACATCCCGGGGCACGCGAGCACTGGCTGGTGTATCTTCGTCTACAACCTGGCTCCAGACGCAGACGAAAGCATCCTTTGGCAGATGTTTGGGCCGTTTGGTGCCGTCACAAACGTCAAGGTTATTCGCGACTTCAACACAAACAAGTGCAAAGGATTTGGTTTTGTCACCATGACTAACTACGACGAGGCAGCTGTGGCCATCGCCAGCTTGAATGGATACCGCCTCGGGGACAGAGTGCTGCAAGTCTCGttcaaaaccaacaaaacacacaaagcctaA
- the elavl2 gene encoding ELAV-like protein 2 isoform X3: METQLSNGPTCNNTSNGPSTISNNCSSPVESGSIEDSKTNLIVNYLPQNMTQEELKSLFGSIGEIESCKLVRDKITGQSLGYGFVNYVDPKDAEKAINTLNGLRLQTKTIKVSYARPSSASIRDANLYVSGLPKTMTQKELEQLFSQYGRIITSRILVDQVTGVSRGVGFIRFDRRVEAEEAIKGLNCQKPPGAAEPITVKFANNPSQKTSQALLSQLYQSPNRRYPGPLAQQAQRFRLDNLLNMAYGVKSRFSPMAIDGVTSLAGINIPGHASTGWCIFVYNLAPDADESILWQMFGPFGAVTNVKVIRDFNTNKCKGFGFVTMTNYDEAAVAIASLNGYRLGDRVLQVSFKTNKTHKA, translated from the exons atggaaacacagctgtcCAATGGGCCAACTTGCAACAACACAAGCAACGGTCCTTCAACAATTTCAAACAACTGCTCCTCACCTGTAGAGTCAGGGAGCATAGAGGACAGTAAAACTAACTTGATAGTCAACTATCTGCCTCAGAACATGacccaggaggagctgaagagttTGTTTGGGAGCATCGGAGAAATTGAGTCCTGTAAACTAGTTCGAGACAAAATAACAG GCCAGAGCCTAGGCTATGGATTTGTGAATTACGTGGACCCAAAGGACGCAGAAAAAGCCATCAACACCTTAAATGGCTTGAGACTTCAGACCAAAACCATCAAG GTTTCCTATGCGCGTCCAAGCTCCGCCTCCATCAGAGATGCAAATTTGTACGTCAGTGGCTTGCCAAAAACCATGACTCAGAAAGAACTGGAGCAGCTCTTCTCTCAGTATGGACGCATCATTACCTCACGCATCCTGGTGGACCAGGTGACTG GTGTCTCCAGAGGGGTCGGCTTCATTCGTTTTGATCGGCGGGTTGAGGCCGAGGAGGCCATCAAGGGCCTGAATTGCCAGAAGCCGCCTGGTGCCGCCGAACCCATCACAGTCAAGTTTGCGAACAACCCGAGCCAGAAGACCAGCCAGGCACTGCTGTCCCAGCTGTATCAGTCACCCAATCGAAGGTACCCAGGGCCCCTCGCACAGCAGGCACAACGCTTCAG GTTGGACAATCTGCTCAACATGGCCTATGGTGTCAAAAG CCGGTTCTCCCCCATGGCCATTGACGGGGTGACCAGCTTGGCTGGCATCAACATCCCGGGGCACGCGAGCACTGGCTGGTGTATCTTCGTCTACAACCTGGCTCCAGACGCAGACGAAAGCATCCTTTGGCAGATGTTTGGGCCGTTTGGTGCCGTCACAAACGTCAAGGTTATTCGCGACTTCAACACAAACAAGTGCAAAGGATTTGGTTTTGTCACCATGACTAACTACGACGAGGCAGCTGTGGCCATCGCCAGCTTGAATGGATACCGCCTCGGGGACAGAGTGCTGCAAGTCTCGttcaaaaccaacaaaacacacaaagcctaA